A part of Tessaracoccus timonensis genomic DNA contains:
- a CDS encoding MBL fold metallo-hydrolase codes for MTQIERLVTAGNFDPAGPPEHENNVWLVGDSHEVIVVDPAHDPDAVSIAVNGRKVLAVLLTHGHWDHVRATPAFVSRIPAPVYLHEADRFLWEDATGSPEGFQPLEDGATFTVAGATIQAMHTPGHTPGSTSLRIDELSAVLSGDTLFPGGPGATRWDYSDFQQVMSSLRERLFTLPADTVVHPGHGESTTIGAEAPHVDEWEARGW; via the coding sequence ATGACACAGATCGAACGGCTTGTCACAGCCGGTAACTTCGACCCCGCCGGGCCGCCCGAACACGAGAACAACGTGTGGCTCGTCGGTGATAGCCACGAGGTGATCGTGGTGGACCCGGCCCATGACCCCGACGCCGTCTCCATCGCCGTCAACGGGCGCAAGGTGCTCGCCGTGCTACTCACCCACGGCCACTGGGACCACGTACGCGCCACCCCTGCGTTTGTTTCCCGCATCCCCGCGCCCGTCTACCTGCACGAGGCCGACCGCTTCCTGTGGGAAGACGCCACGGGCAGCCCAGAGGGATTCCAGCCCCTCGAAGATGGGGCGACGTTCACCGTCGCGGGTGCAACCATCCAGGCCATGCACACACCCGGACACACGCCGGGCTCAACGTCGCTGCGGATCGACGAGCTCAGCGCCGTGTTGAGCGGTGACACGCTCTTCCCGGGCGGGCCGGGCGCCACCCGCTGGGATTACTCCGACTTTCAGCAGGTCATGTCGTCGTTGCGCGAGCGGTTGTTCACGCTGCCCGCGGACACCGTCGTGCATCCTGGGCACGGGGAGTCCACCACCATCGGTGCCGAAGCGCCGCACGTCGACGAGTGGGAGGCCCGCGGCTGG
- a CDS encoding GntP family transporter, translating to MSAPALLGIAIGAIALLLLLVIRVRMSAFVAMLLVSFGTAIAAGIPIADVIPTMTDGMGKTLSSVMIVVGLGAMLGRLIEAAGGADALAQRFSAVLGPKRVVAAVTAAAFVLGIPVFFDVGFIILAPIVFGFARMAKINPVRIGLPVAGAMLTVHVALPPHPGPVAAAGITGADPGLLLLIGLPITAVTVVVGYFTSKRVDPEKVTLLESPATASIRTDDTGRTPLSAGVVVALILLPIIQIMVGTVGSMTLEKDTFAHRLVSMVGASPLALLTAVLVAYLVVGHQQGWSLEKRGSVLDSALPDVAVIVFVTGAGGVFANVLVTSGIGKAFSDVLISINMPIILAGFLISLALRASQGSATVAILTAAGLLAQPIADAGYSNLQMTLVTLAICFGGLGLSHINDSGFWIVTKYMGLSVKDGLKTWTVLSTVFGLTGFLLTWGTFALVS from the coding sequence ATGTCTGCTCCTGCTCTACTCGGCATCGCAATCGGCGCCATTGCGCTACTGCTGCTCCTCGTAATTCGGGTCAGGATGTCGGCATTCGTCGCGATGCTGCTCGTATCGTTCGGTACGGCCATCGCGGCGGGCATCCCCATCGCCGACGTCATCCCGACGATGACGGACGGCATGGGTAAGACTCTGTCGTCGGTGATGATCGTCGTCGGATTGGGCGCGATGTTGGGGCGCCTCATTGAAGCTGCTGGCGGCGCCGACGCCTTGGCCCAGCGCTTCTCCGCGGTGCTAGGGCCGAAACGTGTTGTGGCTGCCGTGACTGCCGCCGCTTTCGTTTTGGGAATCCCCGTCTTCTTCGACGTTGGATTCATTATCCTCGCACCTATTGTGTTTGGTTTCGCCCGCATGGCGAAGATCAACCCGGTGCGTATCGGCCTGCCCGTCGCCGGTGCGATGCTCACCGTGCACGTCGCATTGCCTCCACACCCTGGCCCCGTGGCAGCTGCTGGCATCACGGGTGCAGACCCTGGTCTCCTGCTGCTGATTGGCCTTCCCATCACGGCGGTGACGGTCGTCGTCGGCTACTTCACCTCGAAACGAGTGGACCCCGAGAAAGTCACCCTTCTGGAATCTCCAGCAACCGCTTCGATTCGTACTGACGACACAGGACGAACGCCACTCAGTGCTGGCGTAGTGGTGGCTTTGATTTTGTTGCCCATCATCCAGATCATGGTGGGAACGGTCGGCTCGATGACGCTCGAGAAGGACACCTTCGCCCATCGGCTCGTTTCCATGGTGGGAGCCTCGCCCCTAGCGCTGCTCACTGCTGTGCTCGTGGCGTATCTCGTCGTGGGGCATCAGCAAGGTTGGTCGCTTGAGAAGCGCGGAAGTGTTCTCGATTCGGCTTTGCCGGACGTCGCGGTGATCGTCTTTGTCACCGGCGCTGGTGGAGTGTTTGCCAATGTGCTGGTGACTTCGGGCATCGGCAAGGCGTTCTCCGACGTACTCATCAGCATCAACATGCCCATCATTCTGGCTGGGTTCCTCATCTCCCTGGCTCTGCGTGCGTCGCAAGGCTCAGCCACGGTCGCAATCCTGACCGCTGCCGGGCTCCTGGCTCAGCCCATCGCAGATGCCGGATACTCCAACCTGCAAATGACCCTGGTCACGCTCGCCATCTGTTTCGGTGGTCTCGGTCTGTCGCACATCAACGACTCCGGGTTCTGGATCGTCACGAAATATATGGGGCTCAGCGTGAAGGATGGGTTGAAAACCTGGACAGTACTGTCCACAGTCTTCGGACTGACCGGGTTCTTGCTGACCTGGGGAACCTTCGCGTTGGTCTCCTGA